The Bacteroidales bacterium genome includes the window TCGTCGGATTTCCCGGTGAGACAGATGCCGATTTCACCGAAACGATCGACTTCATTCAAAACACGGATCTTTCCTACGTTCACGTATTCACCTACTCTGAACGGCCGGGAACGGTAGCGTCCAGGATGGAAAACAAGATCAGACCGGAAATTAAAAAAGTAAGAAGCCAGCAGCTGCATGTTCTATCAGAGAACAAAAAGAAACTGTTTTACCATAAAAATAAGGGCACGACGCATCAGGTCTTATTTGAATCCGATCCAATTAAGACGGAACTTTTCGGATTCACGGAGAATTACATCCACGTGAAAGCCCCATACGATCAAAATCTTGTCAATCAGATCATCCCGGTAAAATTGATTAAGCTGGATGAGAATGAGTTTTATGATTATGAAGGGTGAAAAATGTAGTATGTAGGATAAAATTATTTTAACAATTTAACAAATATCAACGGTGTTTCCAAAACTCAGCGACTTACTTGACTATCTGTTTGGGATCAGGATAAATTTACCGGTCCAGACTTATGGATTCTTCATGGCTTGCGCATTTATGGCGGCAGCCTGGATCGTATGGCTGGAGTTGAAAAGAAAGGAAAAAGAAGGGCAGATCCATTCCAGGACCAGGACAGTCTGGAAAGGCAGGTCCGCCACAGCCTGGGATCTGGCAAGCACGGGGATCATTGGTTTCATCATCGGTTACAAACTCATCGGGATGATCGTGGATTACGCGGATTTTGCTGCTACTCCGCAGGATTACATTTTATCAGCACAAGGAAGCTGGATCGGGGGGATCCTGCTGGGTGCCCTGTCCGTTTTCTCCACCTATTATAAAAGACATAAAGCAAAGCTTGACAAACCGGTCAAAATCCAGGAAACCGTTCACCCTTACCAGCTCACGGCCAGTATCGTACTGGTGGCTGCCGTTTTTGGAATCATCGGGTCCAAGATCTTTGATGTTTTTGAGCACCTCGGCGACCTGGCCCGGGATCCGGTCGGGACCCTGTTTTCGTTCAGCGGGCTGACGTTCTACGGAGGTCTGATCGTGGCGTCCTTTGCCGTCATATTTTATTCTGAAAGGAACAAGATTCCCTGGCCGCATATTGCCGACACCGTAGCACCGGCCTTGATCCTGGCCTATGCCATCGGACGCATCGGGTGTCAGCTTTCCGGAGATGGTTGCTGGGGCGTTGAGAATCCTGATCCAAAACCGGCCTGGTTGGGATTCCTGCCCGACTGGATGTGGGCATTTGACTTCCCCCATAATGTGATCAACGAAGGGAACCGCATCAACAGCTGTACAGGTGATCATTGCTTTGTCCTGTCAGTGCCGGTGTACCCCACATCTTTCTATGAAACCGTCATGGGATGCATCATCTTCGTCGTACTCTGGCTGACACGGAAAAAATGGATCATCCCCGGCTATCTGTTCAGTTTTTATTTAATCCTGAACGGAATCGAACGATTCCTGATCGAATTTATCCGGATCAACCAGCGCTACCGTTTTCTGGGCATCGAACTGTCGCAGGCACAGTGGATCGCCATTTTGCTAATTTTACTGGGAGCAGCTGGATTCTGGTTCTTTAAAATAAAATCAAAAAGCAAAGATCAAAGAGCAAAAATCAAAACATGAGCCAGACAGTCATCAAATTCCGTAACAATAAACCTGCAACCTGTAACCTGTAACATGCAACCTGAAACCATTAACCTTGAAACCCTCAGTCTACGCGTGTGCGATCTGGCGCGCACCACAGGCGGGATCATCCGGAGGGACATACACAGGATCAGCCAGAAAGATCTTGAGACAAAGGGGCGCCATAATTATGTGACCTACGTTGATAAAATGTCGGAGGCTTTGCTGGTCAAAGAACTTGCCTCCCTGCTTCCAGAAGCGGGATTCATTGCTGAAGAAGGCACCACTGAGACAAAGAGCGGGAGGTTCCAGTGGGTGATCGATCCTCTGGATGGCACCACGAATTACATTCACGGACTGCCCATCTACTCCATCAGTATTGCCTTGATGGATGGCGAAAAGGTGGTTTTGGGGGTGGTTTATGAAGTGAACCGGAAAGAATGTTTCCATTCCTGGGAAAATGGCCCTGCCTATTTAAACGGTGAATCCATCCGCTGTTCCTCCACCCGGATCATGGATGATTCCCTGCTTGCAACAGGATTTCCATACACTGATCCGGGATACCTGGAACAAAATCTCCGTTTGCTGGGACATCTTCTGCAAAATTCAAGGGGTATCAGGCGTCTGGGTTCGGCCGCTGTTGATCTGGCCTATGTAGCCTGCGGCCGCTTCGACGGCTTTTATGAATATGGATTGAATCCCTGGGATGTGGCGGCGGGGGCGCTTATCGTGCAACAGGCAGGCGGGCTGGTCAGTGATTTCACCGGAGGATCCGGTTTCATTCACGGAAAACAGATCCTTGCCTCCAACCCGAACCTTCACGGTAATCTGTTGAGTACGCTCCAAAAATTTTTCACATAGAATTGTTATTTCGATTATTATTGTAAGAATTAACCGTTTGATCCATCAACATGCACTTACACACTGACCATTACCGGAACAAGAAAACCTGCCGGTGGCTGCCAGGGCTTCTGTTCCTGGCGTTCGCGATCATCCTGCCCGGCATGCTGCTGAGTCAGGAACAGGCTGACCAATCAGAGAAAGTCAAAGTATATCTTTTCGACATTAAGGAGCAGATTGCACCTCCTGTCTGGCACAAGGCAAAAAAAGCATTTAAGCAGGCAGAAGATCTTTCAGCGGATATGGTCATCATACATATGAATACCTACGGAGGCGTATTGGAAACGGCGGATTCACTCAGGACCAGGATCCTTAATGCCGGCATCCCCGTCCACGTATTCATTGACAACAATGCCGCCTCTGCCGGCGCGTTGATCTCCATTGCCTGCGATAGCATCTATATGAGCCCCGGGGCCAATATCGGCGCTGCAACGGTGGTTGATCAGGAGGGCAAACCGTTGCCGGACAAATAC containing:
- a CDS encoding prolipoprotein diacylglyceryl transferase, translating into MFPKLSDLLDYLFGIRINLPVQTYGFFMACAFMAAAWIVWLELKRKEKEGQIHSRTRTVWKGRSATAWDLASTGIIGFIIGYKLIGMIVDYADFAATPQDYILSAQGSWIGGILLGALSVFSTYYKRHKAKLDKPVKIQETVHPYQLTASIVLVAAVFGIIGSKIFDVFEHLGDLARDPVGTLFSFSGLTFYGGLIVASFAVIFYSERNKIPWPHIADTVAPALILAYAIGRIGCQLSGDGCWGVENPDPKPAWLGFLPDWMWAFDFPHNVINEGNRINSCTGDHCFVLSVPVYPTSFYETVMGCIIFVVLWLTRKKWIIPGYLFSFYLILNGIERFLIEFIRINQRYRFLGIELSQAQWIAILLILLGAAGFWFFKIKSKSKDQRAKIKT
- a CDS encoding inositol monophosphatase family protein, encoding MQPETINLETLSLRVCDLARTTGGIIRRDIHRISQKDLETKGRHNYVTYVDKMSEALLVKELASLLPEAGFIAEEGTTETKSGRFQWVIDPLDGTTNYIHGLPIYSISIALMDGEKVVLGVVYEVNRKECFHSWENGPAYLNGESIRCSSTRIMDDSLLATGFPYTDPGYLEQNLRLLGHLLQNSRGIRRLGSAAVDLAYVACGRFDGFYEYGLNPWDVAAGALIVQQAGGLVSDFTGGSGFIHGKQILASNPNLHGNLLSTLQKFFT